The Cellulomonas sp. P24 genome contains a region encoding:
- the modA gene encoding molybdate ABC transporter substrate-binding protein produces MRIRTAALALVGLLSTGACAAGTGPVVPSSAPGASTSAPLAGTVTVFAAASLTGTFTELGHAFEAAHPGTTVRFSFAGSSSLAQQILAGAPVDVFAAASTATMSLVTDAASTGRATPAVFARNRLEIAVPAGNPGHVTGLADLARPELRIALCAPQVPCGAAADAVFAAAGLTPAPDTLEQDVKAVLTKVELGEVDAGLVYRTDVIAGGDAVQGIEFPQSAAAVTEDPIVVLPDAPHPEAAQAFVDLVRSPHGRAVLSAAGFEVG; encoded by the coding sequence GTGAGGATCCGCACCGCGGCCCTCGCGCTCGTCGGGCTGCTGTCGACCGGCGCGTGCGCCGCCGGCACCGGGCCGGTCGTGCCCTCCTCCGCACCGGGCGCCTCCACCTCGGCGCCGCTCGCCGGAACCGTGACCGTCTTCGCCGCGGCCTCGCTCACCGGCACCTTCACCGAGCTCGGCCACGCGTTCGAGGCGGCGCACCCCGGCACGACGGTCAGGTTCAGCTTCGCCGGGAGCTCCTCCCTCGCCCAGCAGATCCTCGCCGGCGCCCCGGTGGACGTCTTCGCAGCCGCGTCGACCGCCACGATGTCCCTGGTCACGGACGCTGCATCGACGGGCCGGGCGACCCCCGCCGTGTTCGCACGCAACCGGCTCGAGATCGCCGTCCCCGCCGGGAACCCGGGTCACGTGACCGGGCTCGCGGACCTGGCCAGGCCCGAGCTCCGGATCGCGCTGTGCGCCCCCCAGGTCCCGTGCGGCGCGGCGGCCGACGCCGTGTTCGCCGCGGCCGGTCTGACCCCGGCGCCGGACACCCTCGAGCAGGACGTCAAGGCCGTGCTGACCAAGGTCGAGCTCGGTGAGGTCGACGCCGGGCTGGTGTACCGCACCGACGTGATCGCCGGCGGTGACGCCGTCCAGGGCATCGAGTTCCCGCAGTCGGCCGCCGCCGTCACCGAGGACCCGATCGTCGTGCTGCCGGACGCCCCCCACCCGGAGGCCGCGCAGGCGTTCGTCGACCTCGTGCGGTCGCCGCACGGCCGCGCCGTGCTCTCTGCCGCAGGGTTCGAGGTCGGATGA
- the modB gene encoding molybdate ABC transporter permease subunit, with translation MTRAGSAPVRRVPGTGVPPLLLLPAALGLAFLVLPVVAVLVRTPWSALPHQLARPEVLESLRLSLVSAVLATVICLLLGVPLAWVLARGELRGRSLVRALVTVPLVLPPVVGGVALLLLLGRRGVVGQYLDAWFGISLPFSTAAVVIAEAFVAMPFLVISVEGALRAADRRYDDAAATLGASRWLTFRRVTLPLVAPGVTAGAALSFARALGEFGATITFAGNFPGVTRTMPLSVYLALETDPDAAIVLSVVLLAVSVVVLAALRGRWLSGVRR, from the coding sequence ATGACCCGCGCGGGATCCGCGCCGGTGCGCCGTGTCCCCGGAACCGGAGTGCCTCCGCTCCTCCTTCTTCCGGCTGCCCTCGGTCTCGCCTTCCTCGTGCTCCCGGTGGTCGCGGTGCTCGTCCGCACGCCGTGGAGCGCCCTCCCGCACCAGCTCGCCCGGCCCGAGGTGCTCGAGTCGTTGCGGCTCTCCCTCGTCAGTGCCGTGCTCGCGACGGTGATCTGCCTGCTCCTCGGTGTCCCGCTCGCGTGGGTGCTCGCACGCGGCGAGCTCCGTGGCCGCAGCCTGGTGCGCGCGCTCGTCACCGTGCCGCTCGTCCTGCCGCCCGTCGTCGGCGGTGTCGCGCTGCTGCTGCTGCTCGGCCGGCGCGGGGTGGTCGGCCAGTACCTCGACGCGTGGTTCGGGATCAGCCTGCCGTTCAGCACGGCCGCCGTCGTGATCGCCGAGGCGTTCGTGGCCATGCCGTTCCTGGTGATCTCCGTCGAGGGGGCCCTCCGCGCCGCGGACCGGCGGTACGACGACGCGGCCGCGACCCTCGGCGCCTCGCGCTGGCTGACCTTCCGCCGGGTCACCCTGCCGCTCGTCGCCCCCGGCGTGACGGCCGGTGCCGCGCTGTCCTTCGCCCGGGCCCTGGGCGAGTTCGGGGCCACGATCACGTTCGCGGGCAACTTCCCCGGCGTCACCCGCACCATGCCGCTGTCGGTGTACCTCGCCCTCGAGACGGACCCCGACGCGGCGATCGTGCTGTCGGTCGTGCTGCTCGCGGTGTCCGTCGTGGTCCTCGCGGCGTTGCGCGGCCGGTGGCTCTCCGGGGTGCGCCGGTGA
- a CDS encoding ABC transporter ATP-binding protein has product MTGLHARLGVARPGFTLDLPLDTSPGEVVALLGPNGAGKTTALRALAGLVPLSSGVVELDGVLLDDPARDHLVRAEHRNLAMVFQDYLLFPHLTVLENVAFGPRSRGVARTVARERARSWLDRVGLAELAPAHPAELSGGQAQRVALARALVTDPRLLLLDEPLAALDAATRLVVRSDLRRHLGEFTGTTILVTHDPVDAMVLADRIVVLENGTVVQQGAPGDVARAPRTEYVARLVGLNLVRGTARGTAVALVGGGVLHLSEPADGDVFVAFAPSAVALHRDRPTAVSPRNTWEGRVSGLEQHADVIRVRVDSTPPVLVDVTAAAVAELDLSPGAPVFATLKATETQVYPA; this is encoded by the coding sequence GTGACCGGCCTGCACGCTCGCCTCGGCGTCGCCCGACCCGGGTTCACGCTCGACCTGCCGCTCGACACGTCGCCCGGCGAGGTCGTGGCGCTCCTCGGGCCCAACGGCGCCGGCAAGACGACGGCCCTGCGCGCCCTCGCCGGTCTGGTCCCGCTGAGCTCGGGGGTCGTGGAGCTCGACGGGGTGCTGCTCGACGACCCCGCACGCGACCACCTCGTCCGCGCCGAGCACCGGAACCTCGCGATGGTGTTCCAGGACTACCTGCTGTTCCCGCACCTGACCGTCCTCGAGAACGTGGCCTTCGGACCACGGTCGCGCGGGGTCGCTCGGACGGTCGCACGGGAACGCGCACGGTCCTGGCTCGACCGGGTGGGACTGGCCGAGCTCGCCCCGGCCCACCCCGCCGAGCTGTCCGGTGGTCAGGCGCAGCGCGTCGCCCTGGCGAGAGCCCTGGTCACCGACCCCCGTCTGCTCCTGCTCGACGAGCCGCTCGCGGCCCTCGACGCGGCGACGCGGCTCGTCGTCCGCTCGGACCTGCGCCGCCACCTGGGCGAGTTCACCGGGACGACGATCCTCGTGACCCACGACCCGGTCGACGCGATGGTGCTCGCCGACCGGATCGTCGTGCTCGAGAACGGCACCGTCGTCCAGCAGGGCGCCCCGGGTGACGTCGCGCGCGCCCCACGCACCGAGTACGTGGCCCGGCTCGTCGGGCTGAACCTGGTCCGCGGGACGGCCCGCGGCACGGCGGTGGCCCTGGTCGGTGGGGGTGTGCTGCACCTCAGCGAGCCCGCCGACGGCGACGTGTTCGTCGCGTTCGCGCCGTCCGCGGTGGCGCTGCACCGCGATCGCCCGACCGCCGTGTCCCCGCGCAACACCTGGGAGGGACGGGTGAGCGGGCTCGAGCAGCACGCCGACGTCATCCGCGTCCGCGTCGACTCCACGCCGCCGGTGCTCGTCGACGTCACGGCCGCCGCGGTCGCCGAGCTCGACCTCTCGCCGGGCGCACCGGTGTTCGCGACGCTCAAGGCCACCGAGACCCAGGTGTACCCCGCCTGA
- the map gene encoding type I methionyl aminopeptidase: MVELKTRAEIASIREAGRFVASVLTSVREQARIGMTLLDLDAIAHQMIDDAGARSVYLGYHPSFGAIPYPGVLCTSVNDAALHGLPSPYVLADGDLLSIDFAAEVNGWVADSAVSFQVGTPSAEATRLIRTTEKALAAGIAAARPGNHMGDISAAIGAVGRGAKLGINADFGGHGVGRTMHEEPHVPNLGSPGRGLHLRPGLVIAIEPWFMAGTDEYVFDPDGWTIRSADGSLTAHAEHTIAITEDGPVILTLP, from the coding sequence ATGGTCGAACTGAAGACACGTGCCGAGATCGCGTCGATCCGGGAGGCCGGGCGGTTCGTCGCGTCGGTGCTCACGTCGGTCCGCGAGCAGGCACGCATCGGGATGACCCTGCTCGACCTCGACGCGATCGCGCACCAGATGATCGACGACGCCGGCGCGCGGTCCGTCTACCTCGGCTACCACCCGAGCTTCGGCGCGATCCCGTACCCCGGGGTGCTGTGCACGTCGGTGAACGACGCCGCGCTGCACGGCCTGCCCTCGCCGTACGTGCTGGCCGACGGCGACCTGCTGAGCATCGACTTCGCCGCCGAGGTGAACGGCTGGGTCGCCGACTCCGCGGTGTCGTTCCAGGTGGGGACCCCGAGCGCGGAGGCGACCCGACTGATCCGGACGACGGAGAAGGCCTTGGCGGCGGGCATCGCCGCGGCGCGCCCCGGCAACCACATGGGGGACATCTCCGCCGCGATCGGCGCCGTCGGGCGTGGCGCGAAGCTCGGGATCAACGCGGACTTCGGCGGTCACGGCGTCGGACGCACCATGCACGAGGAGCCGCACGTCCCGAACCTCGGCAGCCCCGGTCGGGGGCTGCACCTGCGACCGGGGCTCGTCATCGCGATCGAGCCGTGGTTCATGGCCGGCACCGACGAGTACGTGTTCGACCCGGACGGCTGGACGATCCGGAGCGCCGACGGGTCGCTCACCGCGCACGCCGAGCACACCATCGCGATCACCGAGGACGGGCCGGTCATCCTGACCCTGCCCTGA
- a CDS encoding bifunctional diguanylate cyclase/phosphodiesterase, producing MTPLVRRPTDGGPRVAAWVPALGRRLAVMGLLFLGFVAPLLVTIELKHLGEQGIRVERDLQAVVTELNVQDGWEWRVISGRESPRAGQGPINASRSRSDELLDRAATEGLTSDAAQRIRIAGRSYRTAVDQELRLLEAGKWEEAAEFDEAEVDPAFEQASAVLATEAAQVSAHSARALQYSNAGPVAMLLAIVAVSVVQGRRRRITVQREAERAGEARYRTLIDQSSDLVLVTDRRGRCVFLSPAAERFLSTPENVSAEGTRPLVPFDLLSVVDPQDRSRVAARLHAVTPERGSELELRLIGGHGTRRFAASVQDLEANPSVGGLVITARDVTDKLLMLGELEHRALHDPLTGLPNRTLLIDRLDQALIAGHGHGAALVLLDLDRFREINDTFGHHHGDEVLRQVGPRLTQVVGPDATVARIAGDEFAVLLPRTADLTAATGAAAALRATLEIPFLVDGAVLDLEASAGVVLSGLHGSDAPTLLQRADIAMYVAKTDARGVFVYDPELDARIPSKVSLLGDLRRALEHDELVLHYQPKVSVTTGAVVGVEALVRWHHPTRGLVPPDDFIPLAEHTGLIGPLTRRVLDLALRQARAWSDAGRPLVVSVNLSARNLVDDALLGEVVGLLTEHGVRPELLELEVTETAIMTEPATARHLLESLSNLGIRISIDDFGVGYTSIGQLTSLPVDELKIDRSFVTTMDVDPDNELIVRSIVELGHNLDLTVVAEGVETEEVLMALASVGCDVAQGYHLSRPLSAVATDAWLDAHRDEPTWIHEPQPIRGIPHPRRYGDRDEARRPD from the coding sequence ATGACACCGCTCGTGCGGCGACCCACGGATGGAGGACCACGCGTCGCGGCGTGGGTCCCTGCGCTCGGGCGGCGTCTCGCGGTGATGGGGCTGCTGTTCCTCGGGTTCGTCGCGCCGCTGCTCGTGACCATCGAGCTCAAGCACCTCGGTGAGCAAGGGATCCGGGTCGAACGCGACCTGCAGGCGGTCGTCACCGAGCTGAACGTGCAGGACGGCTGGGAGTGGCGCGTGATCAGCGGGCGGGAGAGCCCCCGCGCAGGCCAGGGGCCGATCAACGCCTCACGGTCCAGGTCCGACGAGCTCCTCGACCGGGCTGCCACGGAAGGCCTCACCTCCGACGCAGCCCAACGGATCCGCATCGCCGGGCGCAGCTACCGGACTGCCGTCGACCAGGAGCTCCGGCTGCTCGAGGCCGGCAAGTGGGAGGAGGCCGCGGAGTTCGACGAGGCCGAGGTGGACCCGGCCTTCGAGCAGGCGTCCGCGGTCCTCGCCACCGAGGCCGCTCAGGTGTCCGCACACTCGGCGCGCGCCCTGCAGTACAGCAACGCCGGTCCGGTCGCGATGCTGCTCGCGATCGTCGCGGTGAGCGTCGTACAAGGACGCCGCCGGCGGATCACCGTCCAGCGGGAGGCCGAGAGAGCCGGTGAGGCCCGGTACCGGACCCTGATCGACCAGTCCTCCGACCTCGTCCTCGTCACCGACCGGCGCGGCCGCTGCGTGTTCCTCAGCCCCGCCGCCGAGCGGTTCCTGAGCACTCCGGAGAACGTGTCGGCGGAGGGGACCCGGCCGCTGGTGCCGTTCGACCTGCTGTCGGTGGTCGACCCGCAGGACCGGTCCCGCGTCGCCGCCCGGCTGCACGCCGTGACGCCCGAGCGCGGGTCCGAGCTGGAGCTGCGGCTGATCGGTGGGCACGGGACGCGTCGGTTCGCGGCGTCGGTCCAGGACCTCGAGGCGAACCCGTCCGTCGGTGGCCTCGTGATCACCGCACGTGACGTCACGGACAAGCTGCTCATGCTGGGCGAGCTCGAGCACCGTGCCCTGCACGACCCCCTGACCGGGCTGCCGAACCGCACGTTGCTCATCGACCGGCTGGACCAGGCGCTGATCGCCGGTCACGGACACGGCGCAGCCCTCGTGCTCCTCGACCTCGACCGGTTCCGTGAGATCAACGACACCTTCGGGCACCACCACGGGGACGAGGTGCTTCGCCAGGTCGGGCCCCGACTGACCCAGGTGGTCGGACCGGACGCCACCGTCGCGCGGATCGCCGGCGACGAGTTCGCCGTCCTGCTGCCCCGCACCGCGGATCTCACGGCGGCGACCGGGGCGGCCGCCGCCCTCCGGGCCACCCTCGAGATCCCGTTCCTCGTCGACGGAGCCGTGCTCGACCTCGAGGCGAGCGCGGGCGTCGTGCTCTCCGGGCTGCACGGCTCCGACGCGCCGACGTTGCTGCAGCGGGCCGACATCGCGATGTACGTCGCCAAGACGGATGCCCGGGGGGTGTTCGTGTACGACCCCGAGCTCGACGCGCGCATCCCGTCGAAGGTGTCGCTGCTCGGCGACCTCCGTCGCGCGCTCGAGCACGACGAGCTCGTGCTGCACTACCAGCCGAAGGTCTCCGTCACCACCGGCGCTGTCGTCGGGGTCGAGGCGCTCGTCCGCTGGCACCACCCGACGCGAGGGCTCGTGCCGCCGGACGACTTCATCCCGCTCGCCGAGCACACCGGACTCATCGGGCCCCTCACCCGCCGCGTCCTCGACCTGGCCCTCCGGCAGGCCCGGGCCTGGTCCGACGCCGGCCGCCCGCTCGTCGTGTCGGTCAACCTGTCCGCACGCAACCTGGTGGACGACGCACTGCTCGGCGAGGTCGTCGGCCTCCTCACCGAGCACGGGGTACGGCCCGAGCTCCTCGAGCTGGAGGTCACGGAGACGGCGATCATGACGGAGCCGGCCACAGCGCGTCACCTGCTCGAGTCCCTGTCGAACCTCGGCATCCGGATCTCGATCGACGACTTCGGCGTCGGCTACACGAGCATCGGCCAGCTCACGAGCCTGCCCGTCGACGAGCTCAAGATCGACCGGTCCTTCGTGACGACCATGGACGTCGACCCCGACAACGAGCTGATCGTCCGCAGCATCGTCGAGCTCGGGCACAACCTCGACCTGACGGTCGTCGCCGAGGGCGTCGAGACCGAGGAGGTGCTCATGGCGCTCGCGTCGGTGGGCTGCGACGTCGCGCAGGGGTACCACCTGTCCCGACCGCTCTCGGCGGTGGCGACGGACGCGTGGCTCGACGCCCACCGCGACGAGCCCACCTGGATCCATGAGCCGCAGCCGATCCGGGGGATCCCGCACCCGAGGCGTTACGGTGACCGCGACGAGGCGCGCCGACCGGACTGA
- a CDS encoding NAD(P)H-binding protein, whose protein sequence is MTPHLIALTGATGALGGRLALRLAAEGAPQRLIVRDPSRAPRLPGAQVAVADGYADTAAMTAALRGVSAMFLVSGREAPDRVMQHVAAIDAAVAAGVGQVVYLSFLGAAPACTFTLGRDHWMTEQYLGRRAAENGMRWTALRSSLYHQGWVRWVGADGVLRGPAGTGRVASVGHDDLADVATAVLLDGHPEHHDRTTYDVTGPALLDLDEVAAELSAATGRSVTYHPETVDEAYESRARFHAPRFEVDGWVTSYTAIASGELAVVSDTVERFAGRPAQTFHDWLAANPQEWQGLRAR, encoded by the coding sequence ATGACCCCGCACCTGATCGCCCTCACCGGCGCGACCGGCGCCCTGGGTGGCCGCCTGGCCCTCCGGCTGGCGGCCGAGGGGGCGCCCCAGCGCCTGATCGTCCGGGACCCCTCCCGCGCGCCACGGCTCCCGGGGGCGCAGGTCGCCGTCGCCGACGGGTACGCCGACACCGCGGCGATGACCGCAGCGCTGCGGGGTGTCTCGGCGATGTTCCTCGTCTCCGGCCGCGAGGCCCCGGATCGCGTCATGCAGCACGTCGCGGCGATCGACGCCGCCGTGGCCGCGGGCGTCGGCCAGGTCGTGTACCTCTCGTTCCTCGGCGCGGCGCCTGCGTGCACCTTCACGCTGGGACGGGACCACTGGATGACCGAGCAGTACCTCGGGCGTCGCGCCGCCGAGAACGGGATGCGATGGACCGCCCTGCGGAGCTCCCTGTACCACCAGGGCTGGGTCCGGTGGGTCGGGGCGGACGGGGTGCTGCGGGGGCCGGCCGGCACGGGACGGGTGGCGTCCGTCGGCCACGACGACCTCGCCGACGTCGCGACGGCCGTCCTGCTCGACGGTCACCCGGAGCACCACGACCGCACCACCTACGACGTCACCGGGCCGGCGCTGCTGGACCTGGACGAGGTCGCGGCCGAGCTCAGCGCCGCGACCGGGCGGTCGGTGACCTACCACCCGGAGACCGTCGACGAAGCCTACGAGTCGCGGGCCCGGTTCCATGCGCCCCGCTTCGAGGTCGACGGGTGGGTGACGTCGTACACGGCGATCGCCTCCGGCGAGCTGGCCGTCGTGTCGGACACGGTGGAACGGTTCGCCGGGCGCCCGGCCCAGACGTTCCACGACTGGCTCGCGGCGAACCCGCAGGAGTGGCAGGGGTTGCGCGCACGCTGA
- a CDS encoding rhomboid-like protein, translating to MGTASSAVAAADVGSRPSVRATLRRALVHTAYVVRRSDLGIVVCVLITALTIALTLSPDGVVHQVVSATSTNLANLRTRPVPVLVASLFVVPDLDGLLLVLALLVAIAYGQQWVGRFATVVVAVIGHVGATLFVAILLITGLGAHLVPRSVVYAEDVGVSYALAALLGWLTARVPRRWRVWYVAMLVLYFLGPALFVQTFTDAGHATALVLGLSLAVLSARSARAEPNRGEVVDRNLLAAGAGRRSVRSSGKEVVEE from the coding sequence GTGGGAACAGCGAGCTCGGCCGTGGCGGCCGCCGACGTCGGATCGCGCCCGTCCGTGCGCGCGACGCTCCGCCGCGCGCTGGTCCACACCGCGTACGTCGTGCGACGGTCCGACCTGGGGATCGTCGTGTGCGTGCTGATCACCGCCCTGACGATCGCTCTGACGCTCTCGCCCGACGGGGTCGTCCACCAGGTCGTCTCCGCGACGAGCACGAACCTCGCCAACCTCCGCACCCGCCCGGTCCCGGTGCTCGTCGCGAGCCTGTTCGTCGTACCGGACCTCGACGGGCTCCTGCTCGTGCTCGCCCTCCTCGTGGCGATCGCCTACGGGCAGCAGTGGGTCGGGCGCTTCGCGACCGTCGTCGTGGCGGTCATCGGCCACGTGGGGGCGACCCTGTTCGTCGCGATCCTTCTCATCACCGGGCTCGGCGCGCACCTCGTCCCGCGGTCGGTCGTCTACGCCGAGGACGTCGGGGTGAGCTACGCGCTCGCGGCCCTGCTGGGGTGGCTGACCGCCCGGGTGCCGCGTCGGTGGCGCGTCTGGTACGTCGCGATGCTCGTCCTGTACTTCCTGGGTCCGGCCCTGTTCGTGCAGACGTTCACCGACGCAGGGCATGCGACGGCCCTGGTCCTCGGCCTCTCGCTGGCCGTGCTCTCGGCCCGGTCGGCGCGAGCGGAACCGAACCGCGGTGAGGTCGTCGACCGAAATCTCTTGGCAGCCGGTGCCGGGCGACGTAGCGTCAGGTCATCGGGAAAGGAGGTGGTCGAAGAGTGA